The proteins below are encoded in one region of Sulfolobus islandicus Y.N.15.51:
- a CDS encoding MBL fold metallo-hydrolase: MQNLVKILPNGAILIGEKFTIDGHYERPFRVVTHFHADHIMGLEKSISICDSIIATPITLDILKLDYAIPPRKAFGLNYDIKMTFDDETIVLKKSDHVIGSAQVLITLKNGLEIGYTGDFKNPDKGTPILHPDILIIEATYGKPDFRRPFKDDVESLFADYVRDALMNSPVRIYGYHGKLQEIMLSLRKMGIDAPFIVGGKISKMTNIAIKYGYNISQVFDESQSEAREIMRDDWYISFSHYNEFKRRNGKYFNFLLSGWEFKDVVKKIDEKSYAVSFSDHADFDDLIYYVERTSAKYIITDGGRRSYGKELAEYISKKLGKVAVSMP, translated from the coding sequence GTGCAGAATCTTGTAAAGATACTTCCTAATGGGGCTATTTTAATCGGTGAAAAATTTACTATTGATGGACATTATGAACGTCCATTCAGGGTTGTGACGCATTTTCATGCTGATCATATAATGGGTCTTGAGAAAAGTATTTCCATCTGTGATAGTATAATTGCAACACCCATTACGTTAGACATATTAAAGCTAGATTATGCCATACCACCAAGAAAGGCGTTTGGTTTAAATTACGATATAAAAATGACTTTTGATGACGAGACTATTGTGCTAAAGAAGTCAGATCATGTAATAGGTTCTGCGCAAGTTCTTATTACACTTAAAAACGGTTTAGAAATAGGGTATACTGGTGATTTTAAGAATCCAGATAAAGGTACTCCTATACTCCATCCAGATATTTTAATAATTGAAGCTACATATGGCAAACCGGATTTCAGAAGGCCATTTAAAGATGATGTGGAGAGTTTATTTGCAGATTACGTTAGAGACGCGCTTATGAATAGTCCAGTGAGAATCTACGGTTATCATGGGAAATTACAAGAGATAATGCTTAGCTTGAGAAAAATGGGTATTGACGCTCCTTTTATAGTAGGTGGCAAAATTTCCAAGATGACCAATATTGCAATAAAGTACGGCTATAACATAAGCCAAGTTTTTGATGAGAGTCAAAGTGAGGCTAGAGAAATAATGCGTGACGACTGGTATATTTCTTTTTCTCATTATAATGAATTCAAACGAAGAAATGGTAAATATTTTAATTTCTTGTTAAGTGGGTGGGAATTTAAGGATGTGGTGAAAAAGATTGATGAAAAGTCGTATGCAGTATCCTTTAGCGACCATGCTGATTTCGACGATCTCATATATTACGTGGAAAGAACTTCTGCTAAGTATATCATAACTGATGGCGGAAGGAGAAGCTATGGTAAAGAGCTAGCTGAATACATTTCCAAAAAATTAGGTAAAGTAGCGGTTAGTATGCCGTAG
- the amrA gene encoding AmmeMemoRadiSam system protein A, with protein sequence MIQGDLVQIQELNNEIGRFLIEIARKAIKEEFKLDKLDLSNYNNPILDKKGLAFVTLEKITYNTSSLRGCIGYVEAVAPLKQIVASAAKAAAFSDPRFNPLQKDELSEIIIEVTVLTKPEEIKVKDRWDLPKIIKVGEDGLIVEKGILHSGLLLPQVPMEYCWDEETFLAETCIKASLEPDCWLDNSVRIKRFHGIIFRETRPDGSDIIVVKPSDIKCKLNELLNNF encoded by the coding sequence ATGATTCAAGGGGATCTAGTACAGATACAAGAGTTAAACAACGAGATAGGACGGTTTCTAATAGAAATAGCTAGAAAAGCCATTAAAGAAGAATTCAAGTTAGACAAGTTAGATTTGAGTAACTATAATAATCCCATTTTAGACAAAAAAGGCCTAGCCTTTGTAACTTTGGAGAAAATTACGTATAACACGAGTTCCTTAAGAGGTTGCATAGGTTATGTTGAAGCAGTTGCTCCTTTAAAACAGATAGTAGCATCTGCAGCTAAAGCTGCTGCTTTTTCAGATCCAAGATTTAATCCTCTACAAAAGGATGAATTATCAGAAATTATTATTGAGGTTACAGTGTTAACAAAACCCGAAGAGATAAAGGTAAAAGATAGGTGGGATTTACCTAAGATCATAAAAGTTGGAGAGGATGGTTTAATAGTTGAAAAAGGTATTCTCCATAGTGGCCTTTTACTACCTCAGGTTCCCATGGAATATTGTTGGGATGAAGAAACATTCTTGGCAGAAACTTGTATTAAAGCTTCTTTAGAACCAGATTGTTGGTTAGATAATTCGGTCAGAATTAAAAGATTCCATGGAATAATATTTAGAGAGACTAGACCAGATGGAAGTGATATTATAGTAGTAAAACCAAGTGATATTAAATGTAAATTGAACGAGTTACTAAATAATTTTTGA
- the pdo gene encoding protein disulfide oxidoreductase yields the protein MEQEYAELFSDEVKNALQDALKDMRNPVDVYVFVDSEDSNCQYCSVTTKFLEFIASAAPKDGNGSLLKVHIVDRVNQNDRKIFEEFNVERVPTVAFYNGYIRWTGAPLGEEIRALVETIVRLSQGESGLSQETVEAIKSKLNGKVKIETVVTPSCPYCPYAALMAHMVAFEACRAGKCNVVSDVVEAYENQDIAEKYQVMSVPSIAINESVEFIGVPYEENFINAILEKQKIS from the coding sequence ATGGAACAAGAATATGCCGAACTATTTAGTGATGAAGTTAAAAACGCATTACAAGACGCATTAAAAGATATGAGAAATCCCGTAGATGTTTATGTATTCGTAGACAGTGAAGACTCCAATTGCCAATATTGTAGTGTCACTACTAAATTTCTGGAATTTATAGCTAGTGCAGCACCAAAAGATGGTAATGGTAGTTTATTAAAGGTTCATATAGTTGATAGAGTAAATCAAAATGACAGAAAGATTTTCGAAGAGTTCAACGTGGAGAGAGTTCCTACTGTGGCATTTTATAATGGATATATTAGATGGACAGGAGCTCCGTTAGGTGAGGAAATAAGAGCATTAGTTGAGACTATAGTAAGGCTTTCACAAGGCGAGAGCGGTTTAAGTCAAGAAACTGTAGAAGCTATAAAATCTAAACTGAACGGTAAAGTAAAGATAGAAACTGTTGTCACGCCATCTTGTCCATATTGTCCATATGCAGCGTTAATGGCACATATGGTTGCTTTTGAGGCTTGCAGAGCAGGGAAGTGTAATGTTGTATCTGATGTAGTAGAAGCTTATGAAAATCAAGATATTGCTGAGAAATATCAAGTAATGTCAGTACCATCTATAGCTATAAATGAATCTGTAGAATTTATAGGAGTACCATACGAAGAGAACTTTATCAATGCAATTTTAGAAAAGCAAAAGATAAGCTAA
- a CDS encoding ATP-dependent DNA ligase, with protein MEFKVIAEYFDKLEKISSRLQLTALLADLLSKSDKAIIDKVVYIIQGKLWPDFLGYPELGIGEKFLIKAISIATNTDENSVENLYKSIGDLGEVARRLKSKQQSTGILGFLGTSSKESLKVDKVYSTLSKVALTTGEGSRDLKIRLLAGLLKKADPLEAKFLVRFVEGRLRVGIGDATVLDAMAIAFGGGQSASEIVERAYNLRADLGNIAKIIVEKGIEALKTLKPEVGIPIRPMLAERLSNPEEILKKVGGSALVDYKYDGERAQIHKKDDKIFIFSRRLENITSQYPDVVEYISKYTEGKEFIIEGEIVAVDPESGEIRSFQELMHRKRKSDIYEAIKEYPVNVFLFDLMYYEDVDYTTKPLEVRRKLLESIVKPNDYVKIAHHIQVNNVEDLKSFFYRAISEGGEGVMVKAIGKDAIYQAGARGWLWIKLKRDYQSEMADTVDLVVVGGFYGKGKRGGKISSLLMAAYNPKTDTFESVCKVASGFSDEQLDELQKKLMEIKRDIKHPRVNSKMEPDIWVEPVYVAEIIGAEITISPLHTCCQDVVEKDAGLSIRFPRFIRWRDDKSPEDATTTDEILEMYNKQPKKKIESPPIDESV; from the coding sequence ATGGAGTTTAAAGTTATTGCCGAATACTTTGATAAATTAGAGAAGATATCTTCAAGGCTCCAGCTTACAGCTTTACTGGCTGATCTTTTAAGCAAAAGTGATAAGGCAATTATAGATAAGGTAGTTTATATTATACAAGGCAAATTATGGCCTGATTTTCTAGGTTATCCAGAGCTTGGAATTGGAGAGAAATTCTTAATAAAAGCAATTAGTATAGCTACGAACACAGATGAAAATTCAGTAGAAAATCTCTATAAGTCAATAGGTGATCTTGGAGAAGTAGCTCGAAGGTTGAAAAGTAAGCAACAAAGTACAGGAATTTTAGGTTTTTTGGGTACATCAAGTAAAGAGAGCTTAAAAGTGGATAAAGTTTACTCTACGTTATCTAAGGTGGCATTAACTACGGGAGAGGGTAGTAGAGATTTAAAGATAAGATTACTGGCAGGATTGTTAAAAAAGGCAGATCCGTTAGAGGCCAAGTTCCTAGTTAGGTTTGTTGAAGGTCGACTTAGAGTTGGTATAGGAGATGCGACAGTTTTAGATGCTATGGCAATAGCTTTTGGCGGGGGGCAATCAGCATCAGAAATAGTTGAAAGAGCTTATAATCTTAGGGCGGATCTAGGAAACATTGCAAAAATTATAGTAGAGAAGGGAATTGAAGCCTTAAAGACTCTAAAACCTGAAGTTGGAATACCAATTAGACCGATGCTAGCTGAAAGGTTATCAAATCCTGAAGAAATATTAAAGAAAGTAGGTGGAAGTGCATTAGTCGATTATAAATACGATGGAGAGAGGGCCCAAATACACAAAAAAGATGACAAAATTTTTATATTTTCTCGAAGATTAGAGAACATTACTTCTCAGTATCCAGATGTAGTAGAGTATATTAGTAAATACACTGAAGGCAAAGAGTTCATTATAGAAGGAGAAATAGTGGCTGTAGATCCAGAAAGCGGTGAGATAAGATCATTTCAAGAATTAATGCACAGAAAGAGGAAGTCAGATATTTACGAAGCAATTAAAGAGTACCCAGTAAACGTATTTCTCTTTGATTTAATGTATTATGAAGATGTAGATTATACTACAAAGCCATTAGAAGTTAGGAGAAAATTGTTAGAAAGTATTGTAAAACCAAACGACTATGTAAAAATAGCTCATCATATTCAAGTTAATAATGTAGAGGATCTTAAATCGTTCTTCTATCGAGCAATATCTGAGGGTGGAGAGGGAGTAATGGTGAAGGCAATTGGAAAAGATGCAATATATCAAGCTGGTGCTAGGGGTTGGTTATGGATAAAGCTTAAACGTGATTATCAAAGCGAGATGGCTGATACAGTAGACTTAGTAGTTGTTGGTGGTTTCTATGGGAAGGGTAAAAGAGGCGGCAAGATAAGCTCACTATTAATGGCCGCATATAATCCTAAGACTGATACTTTCGAATCTGTTTGCAAGGTGGCTAGTGGCTTCTCAGATGAGCAACTTGATGAGTTACAGAAGAAGTTAATGGAAATAAAGAGGGATATAAAACATCCTAGAGTTAATTCTAAGATGGAACCAGATATATGGGTAGAGCCAGTTTATGTAGCGGAAATAATTGGAGCGGAGATAACAATATCTCCTTTACATACTTGTTGTCAAGACGTCGTAGAGAAGGATGCTGGTTTATCTATAAGATTTCCTCGATTTATAAGATGGAGAGATGATAAAAGTCCAGAAGATGCTACAACCACTGATGAGATACTTGAAATGTACAACAAGCAGCCTAAGAAGAAGATCGAATCACCACCTATAGACGAGAGCGTTTAA
- a CDS encoding NAD(P)/FAD-dependent oxidoreductase — MIIIVGAGSHGLSLAYHLVKKGYDKKDLTLIEWKRIGYGSSSRNASRYRYHFYSKENVEYAINAINYLKKQSKELEYNSLLLRTGYLWIINEEKEYSSFKKLDSFWSSYNIGGKFTECKDRYSYIKFEGQCYLAPQDGAFHHDYILYSYYYSIKDRVSMIYDKVVSLIKDDNKIKGVKLSSGKELYGDKVIVTAGAWSSEILSSIGIKIPIFPEKKEIYITEPLRYFIEPLIINSKLQIYFSQTLKGEIIGGIEDKREYKFEEFTISISNTIKFLKGIRQLIKGIEGIGVLRGWSGYYEMTPDSSQIMGYSDDWPEGLFIDAGYSGHGMMFAPYSGKIMADLIADNYKNKFIDIFSPSRFKLNKLINETLVI, encoded by the coding sequence ATGATAATTATTGTTGGAGCTGGTTCTCACGGTTTAAGTTTAGCATACCATCTAGTAAAAAAGGGCTATGATAAAAAAGATCTAACACTAATAGAGTGGAAAAGAATTGGTTATGGATCGAGCAGTAGGAACGCATCTAGATATAGATATCATTTTTACAGTAAGGAAAACGTAGAGTATGCCATTAATGCGATAAATTATTTAAAGAAACAATCAAAGGAACTTGAGTATAATTCGTTACTATTGAGAACTGGATATCTATGGATAATTAACGAAGAAAAAGAGTATAGTTCATTCAAAAAACTAGATAGTTTTTGGAGCTCATATAATATAGGAGGGAAATTTACAGAATGTAAAGATCGGTATTCTTACATAAAATTTGAAGGACAATGTTACTTGGCACCTCAAGATGGCGCGTTTCATCATGATTACATATTGTACAGCTACTATTATTCAATCAAGGATAGGGTTTCAATGATTTATGATAAAGTGGTCTCGCTAATAAAAGATGATAACAAGATAAAAGGCGTAAAACTAAGTAGTGGAAAAGAGTTGTATGGCGATAAGGTTATAGTTACTGCAGGGGCGTGGAGTAGTGAAATACTATCCAGTATCGGAATAAAAATACCTATATTTCCAGAGAAAAAAGAGATATATATAACAGAACCATTAAGATATTTTATCGAACCATTAATTATAAACTCTAAGCTTCAAATCTATTTCTCACAGACATTAAAAGGAGAGATCATAGGTGGAATAGAAGATAAAAGGGAATATAAATTTGAGGAGTTCACAATATCAATATCTAACACCATAAAATTTCTCAAAGGTATAAGACAATTAATAAAGGGAATAGAGGGTATAGGAGTATTGAGAGGATGGTCAGGTTATTATGAGATGACTCCAGACAGTTCTCAAATTATGGGGTATTCTGATGATTGGCCAGAAGGTCTATTTATTGACGCAGGCTATAGTGGCCACGGCATGATGTTCGCTCCTTACTCTGGAAAAATAATGGCTGATCTAATCGCAGATAACTACAAGAATAAATTTATAGATATTTTCTCGCCTTCCAGATTTAAGTTAAATAAGTTAATTAACGAGACACTTGTAATTTGA
- the dcd gene encoding dCTP deaminase produces the protein MILSDRDLKYYLEKSWIKIQPLREDTVRENGVDLRVGNEIARFKKTDKVFDPDNPDPSFFQTEKGEEFIIQPYEHVLLTTEEYIELNNDVMAFVNLRSTFARLGLFIPPTIVDAGFKGQVTIEVVGSSFPVKLKRSTRFIHLIFARTLTPVEYPYQGKYQGQKGVTLPRFNSQISSFYYQHQSI, from the coding sequence ATGATTCTATCTGATAGGGATTTGAAGTATTATTTAGAGAAGAGCTGGATAAAAATCCAGCCCTTAAGGGAGGATACAGTAAGAGAAAACGGAGTTGACCTAAGAGTAGGTAATGAAATAGCTAGATTCAAAAAAACTGATAAAGTGTTTGATCCAGATAATCCCGATCCTTCATTCTTCCAAACGGAGAAAGGAGAGGAATTTATAATCCAGCCCTACGAACATGTGCTGTTAACAACTGAAGAGTATATAGAATTGAATAATGATGTTATGGCTTTCGTAAATCTAAGGTCAACGTTCGCTAGATTAGGTCTATTTATCCCACCTACAATAGTTGATGCAGGATTTAAAGGACAAGTTACAATAGAAGTTGTAGGCTCATCTTTTCCTGTAAAATTAAAGAGAAGTACAAGATTTATCCACTTGATCTTTGCCAGAACGCTTACGCCAGTGGAATACCCATATCAAGGAAAATACCAAGGACAAAAAGGAGTTACATTACCTAGATTTAACTCACAAATTTCCAGCTTTTACTATCAGCATCAAAGTATATAA
- a CDS encoding Mut7-C RNAse domain-containing protein has translation MRIMLTQKFVVDSMLGKIARWLRIMGYDTLYSNDLEDWKILKIAETQKRIIVTRDRGIYNRSLKRGLNCILLSPDSDIIQDLAFIAFRSKIDLSVNINATRCPQCNSVLSKLSESRWTCPKCKKEYWKGRHWKTIEEVIIKANSELIKLEAKNDSRGSSTDTRVKQRDRTVSNRNS, from the coding sequence ATGAGGATCATGCTAACGCAAAAATTCGTTGTAGATAGTATGCTTGGTAAAATTGCAAGATGGCTAAGAATTATGGGTTATGATACACTATACAGTAATGATCTTGAAGATTGGAAGATTCTGAAAATTGCTGAGACACAAAAAAGAATTATTGTAACTAGAGATAGGGGTATTTATAACCGTTCTCTCAAAAGGGGATTAAATTGTATTCTACTTTCACCGGATTCCGATATAATACAAGATTTGGCTTTTATTGCATTTAGATCTAAAATTGATTTATCTGTAAATATAAACGCCACTAGATGTCCTCAGTGCAATTCAGTTTTGAGTAAGTTGTCAGAAAGTAGGTGGACTTGCCCTAAATGTAAGAAAGAGTATTGGAAAGGTAGGCATTGGAAAACAATTGAAGAGGTAATAATTAAAGCTAATTCTGAGCTAATAAAATTGGAAGCTAAAAATGATTCAAGGGGATCTAGTACAGATACAAGAGTTAAACAACGAGATAGGACGGTTTCTAATAGAAATAGCTAG
- a CDS encoding alkaline phosphatase family protein: MRDLKTLLIVIDGVSYSVFNQFRYNLDTMNNLVENGSFGKLESVFPTITPVALASLFTGYLPASHGITSTKIFIKGYSLSKPLSAHSSIPLKVDPIWYLLAKKEYKVIVTSAPQALPDKWKLKNLILFDPYKSKIKECSEGAFLKIGNTTINEVNFSIESNNEEYTIKITDIENNTLSLNLKQNEWTAPLEVIMRCKGKEMKGTFRLKGLSNGIYLTPISFLIPSWSNNQELQNEVWENVVKKYGMILDGDYVSLKSNIIGFNEYYETLKFAYDFFYNYSLFLLKREEWDFAITYLPIVDNIQHLLYGIDDSRSLDYIFQVYRMADNFVKAHVELADNIIICSDHGINKVKKRLYLNKFLEKLNVLKIVDDKKIDWKRTKAYYGGGGIIRINLKEREKFGIVSKKEFNKLIKYLTINLERLEDPETGERIFTVIYSNETPASDRQGDIIINGVNPKYSISSNIEKNTIFENVIPYNTTTADHGYYRNDDINGIVILYGKNFTKKRIDMKIVDVTPTILKLYGINYKSDGKIINEVLKNGYADNTKQKA, from the coding sequence GTGCGTGATTTGAAGACATTACTAATAGTCATTGATGGGGTTAGTTATTCTGTTTTTAACCAATTTAGATATAATTTAGATACTATGAATAATCTTGTTGAAAATGGGAGCTTTGGTAAACTAGAGAGTGTTTTCCCCACAATAACCCCAGTAGCTTTGGCATCTTTATTCACGGGATACTTACCAGCAAGTCATGGAATAACTTCCACAAAGATCTTCATAAAAGGCTATAGTCTAAGTAAACCTCTATCAGCACATAGTAGTATACCATTAAAGGTTGATCCAATATGGTACCTCTTAGCGAAAAAAGAATATAAAGTAATAGTAACCTCAGCACCGCAAGCCTTACCGGATAAATGGAAACTAAAAAATCTTATCTTGTTTGATCCCTATAAATCCAAAATTAAAGAGTGTAGCGAGGGAGCTTTTCTTAAGATTGGCAATACAACTATAAATGAAGTTAATTTTAGTATCGAGAGTAATAATGAGGAGTATACTATAAAAATAACTGATATCGAGAATAATACGTTGTCATTAAATTTGAAGCAAAATGAATGGACAGCTCCACTTGAGGTAATTATGAGATGTAAAGGAAAGGAAATGAAAGGAACGTTTAGATTAAAGGGCCTAAGTAATGGGATTTATCTCACACCAATATCGTTTCTAATTCCTAGTTGGTCAAATAATCAAGAGTTACAAAACGAAGTATGGGAGAACGTTGTTAAGAAATACGGAATGATACTAGATGGTGATTACGTTTCTCTAAAGTCTAATATAATCGGTTTTAATGAATATTATGAAACTTTAAAATTTGCATATGACTTTTTCTATAACTATTCGTTATTTCTGCTTAAACGTGAAGAATGGGATTTCGCAATAACATACTTACCGATAGTAGATAATATACAACACCTACTTTATGGTATAGACGATTCAAGATCATTAGATTATATTTTCCAAGTATATAGGATGGCAGATAACTTTGTGAAAGCCCATGTCGAATTAGCTGATAATATTATTATTTGTTCAGATCATGGAATAAATAAGGTAAAAAAGAGGCTGTATCTTAATAAATTTTTAGAAAAGCTTAATGTACTAAAAATAGTCGATGATAAGAAAATAGATTGGAAGAGAACTAAGGCGTATTATGGTGGTGGAGGAATTATTAGAATTAACCTAAAAGAGAGGGAGAAATTTGGAATAGTGAGCAAAAAGGAATTTAATAAATTAATTAAATATTTGACTATTAACTTAGAAAGATTAGAAGATCCCGAAACTGGAGAAAGGATATTTACCGTGATTTATTCTAATGAGACACCAGCAAGTGATAGACAAGGCGATATAATAATCAATGGCGTTAATCCAAAATACTCCATCTCAAGCAATATAGAAAAAAATACAATATTTGAAAACGTCATCCCTTATAATACAACTACTGCGGATCATGGGTATTATAGAAATGATGATATTAATGGGATTGTAATATTATATGGCAAAAATTTCACTAAGAAACGAATAGACATGAAAATAGTTGACGTTACGCCTACAATATTGAAATTGTATGGAATAAATTATAAATCTGATGGTAAAATTATAAATGAGGTCCTTAAAAATGGATATGCCGATAATACTAAGCAAAAGGCATAG
- a CDS encoding (2Fe-2S)-binding protein — MDMPIILSKRHRRPRSMKDCEPGLPYNEIIENGKRIDLCHDTQTKKYVKKIEIPIDTSILHSKLLRIFPSLVKTYSKHLINLPDSITSNNDQKELEFLEVQNIIIGGGTSGLGVLSEINKEEKTILISSDIEWNTHIPYPLPQTNKDEFSKLLKDIINENKDKILEGVLLGKFDEGIGFLTKSKILMIKTKRIFLASGGRYIPPIFDGNDVPGVISKNLYLRYGNQLTNVIALGNTDDIVKVLFKVEKRIVINNGILFLSKYYRELIDELGVEIINSNNLQVKREKGGMLKITTDERTFSSNILVYAIIKQPKIDHSYNIGIPYDFNEYFHVYMPIHSMDGKAYENVYIVGGMRGISDEYTSFLSGKTAVNEKYLDEFINNLKDYTYIYNYYQQKNPKRNTSPYIYGSKGYVCECEDITLSEVKIQVSRGFSKVEEIKRTTGLGTGDCQGKLCTYSLGSFLGDRQLITFRTPLYRMVI; from the coding sequence ATGGATATGCCGATAATACTAAGCAAAAGGCATAGAAGACCTAGAAGCATGAAAGATTGTGAGCCAGGCTTACCATATAACGAGATAATAGAGAACGGAAAAAGAATTGACTTATGCCATGATACACAGACTAAAAAATATGTGAAGAAAATTGAGATACCAATTGATACCAGTATCCTACATAGCAAATTATTACGAATATTTCCAAGCCTAGTAAAAACTTACTCTAAACACCTCATTAATTTACCAGATTCAATAACAAGCAATAATGACCAAAAAGAGTTGGAATTCCTTGAAGTACAGAATATAATTATAGGAGGAGGGACTTCTGGGTTAGGAGTCTTATCAGAAATAAATAAGGAAGAGAAAACGATCTTAATATCATCTGATATCGAATGGAACACTCATATACCCTATCCATTACCACAAACTAATAAAGATGAGTTCTCTAAGTTATTAAAGGATATCATTAACGAAAATAAGGATAAAATTCTAGAGGGAGTTTTATTAGGTAAATTTGATGAAGGAATAGGATTTCTTACGAAGAGTAAGATATTAATGATAAAGACTAAAAGAATCTTTTTAGCAAGTGGCGGAAGATATATTCCACCAATTTTCGATGGAAATGACGTACCCGGTGTAATATCAAAGAATCTTTACTTAAGATACGGAAATCAACTTACGAACGTAATTGCTTTAGGGAATACTGATGACATAGTAAAAGTGCTATTTAAAGTTGAAAAGAGAATTGTAATCAATAACGGTATACTGTTCCTGTCAAAATATTATAGGGAACTAATAGATGAGCTAGGTGTTGAAATAATAAATAGTAATAACTTGCAAGTAAAAAGGGAAAAAGGTGGGATGTTAAAGATAACAACTGACGAAAGAACATTTAGTTCAAATATTTTAGTTTATGCAATAATTAAGCAACCAAAAATAGATCACTCGTATAATATTGGGATCCCATATGATTTTAATGAGTATTTCCATGTTTATATGCCAATACACTCTATGGATGGAAAGGCTTATGAAAACGTTTACATAGTTGGAGGAATGCGTGGAATTTCAGACGAGTATACCTCATTTCTGAGTGGTAAAACAGCTGTTAATGAGAAATACTTGGATGAATTCATAAATAATTTAAAAGATTATACATATATTTATAATTATTATCAACAAAAAAATCCCAAAAGAAATACCTCTCCATACATTTATGGAAGTAAAGGATATGTGTGTGAATGCGAGGATATTACCCTAAGCGAAGTTAAGATACAAGTAAGTAGAGGATTTAGCAAAGTAGAAGAAATAAAACGAACTACAGGTTTGGGTACAGGAGATTGCCAAGGAAAATTATGTACATATTCCCTAGGAAGTTTTCTAGGCGATAGGCAACTTATAACGTTTAGAACTCCTCTGTATAGAATGGTGATCTGA